The following proteins are encoded in a genomic region of Vibrio tasmaniensis:
- a CDS encoding O-acetylhomoserine aminocarboxypropyltransferase/cysteine synthase family protein, which translates to MKDETLSIHFGYDTDPTTKSVATPIYQTVAYEFDDAQHGADLFNLAVPGNIYTRIMNPTNDVLEKRMAALEGGIAGLVVSAGSAAINYAIQTLAQIGDNIVSTPQLYGGTYTLFAHMLPNQGIEVRFAKDDKPESLAALIDEKTKAVYCESIGNPAGNIIDLERVAELAHAQGVPVIVDNTVATPVLCKPIDFGADIVVHSLTKYVGGHGTTLGGVIVDSGKFPWAEHKNRFPVFNQPEPSYHGVVYTEAFGDAAFIGRARTVPLRNTGAALSPMNAFMLMQGLETLSLRMERHTENALKVAEYLQQHEKVSWVSYAGLPTSEFYPLAEKYMQGKPSAILSFGLKDGYEAGVRFYDALQIFKRLVNIGDAKSLACHPASTTHRQLSEAEQKQAGVSPEMIRLSVGIEHIDDILADLEQALSA; encoded by the coding sequence ATGAAAGACGAAACGCTATCGATTCACTTCGGCTACGACACTGATCCAACAACCAAATCGGTTGCCACACCTATTTACCAAACCGTTGCTTATGAATTCGATGACGCACAACACGGTGCCGACCTGTTCAACCTTGCGGTACCCGGTAATATCTACACTCGCATAATGAACCCAACCAATGATGTACTAGAAAAGCGCATGGCGGCCTTAGAGGGTGGCATTGCAGGCTTAGTGGTGAGTGCGGGCAGCGCGGCGATCAACTACGCGATTCAAACGTTGGCACAAATCGGTGACAACATCGTTTCAACACCTCAGCTTTACGGCGGTACTTACACCCTATTTGCTCATATGCTACCAAACCAAGGGATCGAAGTTCGCTTTGCTAAAGACGATAAACCAGAAAGCTTAGCGGCACTGATCGATGAAAAGACCAAGGCGGTTTATTGTGAAAGTATCGGTAACCCAGCAGGCAATATTATCGACTTAGAACGTGTTGCTGAGCTTGCTCACGCACAAGGTGTACCTGTGATTGTCGATAACACGGTGGCGACACCAGTGTTGTGTAAACCTATCGATTTTGGTGCCGATATTGTGGTGCACTCGCTAACCAAATACGTTGGTGGTCACGGAACGACGTTGGGTGGTGTTATTGTCGATTCAGGCAAATTCCCATGGGCAGAGCACAAAAATCGCTTCCCCGTGTTTAACCAACCAGAGCCTTCATATCATGGTGTTGTTTATACCGAAGCTTTTGGTGATGCTGCATTTATTGGTCGCGCTCGAACCGTTCCACTACGTAATACAGGAGCAGCTTTATCGCCAATGAATGCCTTCATGTTAATGCAAGGCTTAGAGACGTTGTCGCTACGTATGGAGCGACACACAGAGAACGCATTAAAAGTAGCTGAGTACCTTCAGCAACATGAGAAAGTGAGTTGGGTGAGCTACGCTGGTTTACCTACGTCTGAGTTCTATCCGTTGGCTGAGAAATACATGCAAGGTAAGCCGTCTGCCATTTTATCTTTTGGCTTGAAAGATGGTTATGAGGCCGGTGTTCGTTTCTATGATGCGCTGCAAATCTTCAAACGCTTGGTGAACATCGGCGATGCAAAATCTCTCGCTTGTCACCCGGCTTCTACAACACACCGTCAATTAAGCGAAGCGGAACAAAAACAAGCAGGTGTATCACCAGAGATGATTCGCCTCTCAGTAGGTATTGAGCACATTGACGATATCTTGGCTGACCTAGAGCAAGCACTTAGCGCTTAA
- the glmS gene encoding glutamine--fructose-6-phosphate transaminase (isomerizing), with the protein MCGIVGAVAQRDVAEILVEGLRRLEYRGYDSAGVAVVDSESNLTRVRRLGKVQELADAVDQQYVIGGTGIAHTRWATHGEPSEANAHPHMSGDIAVVHNGIIENHEALRALLQERGYVFTSQTDTEVIAHLVEWELRTSASLVEALQKTAKQLDGAYGTVAVDRKDPSRIVVARSGSPIVIGFGVGENFLASDQLALLSVTRRFMYLEEGDVAEVTRRDVTVFDVAGERVERDIVESNAEHDAGDKGQYRHFMQKEIFEQPTALINTMEGRISDTSVITNAIGVKAEEILSKVEHVQIIACGTSYNSGMAARYWFESLSGVSCDVEIASEFRYRDFVVRPNSLLVTLSQSGETADTLAALRLAKEKGYMSAMTICNVAGSSLVRESDFAFMTRAGTEIGVASTKAFTTQLAAMLMMVTSIGRLQGRINEEKEAEIVQALHQLPADIEKALAFDKEIEALAPDFADKHHTLFLGRGEFYPIAMEASLKLKEISYIHAEAYAAGELKHGPLALIDADMPVVVIAPSNDLLEKLKSNVEEVRARGGLLYVFADEDAGFESDENMKIIKMPHVSEVTAPIYYTVPMQLLSYHVALIKGTDVDQPRNLAKAVTVE; encoded by the coding sequence ATGTGTGGAATTGTTGGTGCAGTAGCACAGCGTGATGTAGCCGAAATTTTAGTAGAAGGCCTTCGCCGCCTAGAATACCGAGGCTACGATTCAGCGGGTGTCGCTGTCGTTGATAGTGAGTCTAACCTAACTCGTGTACGCCGCCTTGGTAAAGTCCAAGAGCTAGCAGACGCAGTTGATCAACAATATGTCATTGGCGGTACAGGTATCGCTCATACACGTTGGGCTACACACGGTGAGCCTTCTGAAGCAAACGCACACCCACACATGTCTGGCGATATTGCCGTTGTACACAATGGCATTATCGAAAACCACGAAGCACTGCGCGCTCTGCTGCAAGAGCGTGGCTACGTGTTTACTTCACAAACAGATACCGAAGTTATTGCTCACTTAGTTGAGTGGGAACTTCGCACCTCAGCTTCTTTGGTTGAAGCGCTACAGAAAACAGCAAAACAACTAGACGGTGCATACGGCACAGTGGCGGTTGATCGTAAAGATCCTAGCCGTATTGTTGTGGCTCGCTCTGGTAGCCCGATTGTTATCGGTTTTGGTGTCGGTGAGAACTTCCTAGCTTCTGACCAACTAGCGCTATTAAGCGTAACTCGTCGTTTCATGTACCTAGAAGAAGGTGATGTTGCTGAGGTTACTCGTCGTGATGTAACGGTATTTGATGTAGCGGGCGAGCGTGTTGAGCGTGACATCGTTGAGTCAAACGCAGAGCACGATGCCGGTGATAAAGGCCAATACCGTCACTTCATGCAGAAAGAAATCTTTGAGCAGCCAACAGCATTAATCAACACGATGGAAGGTCGTATCTCTGACACTTCTGTAATCACTAATGCAATCGGTGTTAAGGCTGAAGAGATCCTAAGCAAGGTTGAACACGTGCAGATCATCGCATGTGGTACGTCTTACAACTCAGGCATGGCAGCTCGTTACTGGTTTGAATCTCTATCAGGCGTAAGCTGTGATGTAGAGATTGCTTCTGAATTCCGTTACCGTGATTTCGTTGTTCGCCCGAACAGCCTATTGGTGACTCTGTCTCAATCTGGTGAAACGGCTGATACGCTTGCTGCACTTCGTCTTGCAAAAGAAAAAGGTTACATGTCAGCAATGACAATCTGTAACGTAGCGGGTTCTTCGCTGGTTCGTGAATCTGATTTTGCCTTCATGACTCGCGCAGGAACTGAAATCGGTGTTGCTTCTACCAAAGCTTTTACAACTCAACTAGCTGCAATGCTGATGATGGTAACGTCAATTGGTCGTCTACAAGGTCGTATCAATGAAGAGAAAGAAGCAGAGATCGTTCAAGCACTGCATCAACTGCCTGCTGATATCGAGAAAGCATTAGCGTTTGATAAAGAGATCGAAGCGCTAGCACCTGATTTTGCAGATAAGCACCACACACTGTTCTTGGGTCGTGGTGAGTTCTACCCAATCGCAATGGAAGCGTCTCTTAAACTGAAAGAGATCTCTTACATCCACGCAGAAGCATACGCGGCTGGTGAGCTTAAGCACGGTCCTTTGGCTCTTATCGATGCAGATATGCCTGTTGTGGTTATTGCACCAAGCAACGACTTGTTAGAAAAGCTGAAATCAAACGTTGAAGAAGTACGTGCTCGTGGCGGTCTACTTTACGTATTCGCAGATGAAGATGCAGGCTTTGAAAGCGATGAGAACATGAAGATCATCAAGATGCCTCACGTAAGTGAAGTAACAGCACCTATCTACTACACAGTACCGATGCAGCTGTTGTCTTACCACGTAGCGCTAATCAAGGGTACCGACGTTGACCAACCTCGTAACCTTGCGAAAGCGGTAACGGTTGAATAA
- the rpoD gene encoding RNA polymerase sigma factor RpoD, protein MDQNPQSQLKLLVIKGKEQGYLTYAEVNDHLPAEIVDSEQVEDIIQMINDMGIKVVETAPDADDLALNDDDANIDEDAAEAAAAALSSVESEIGRTTDPVRMYMREMGTVELLTREGEIDIAKRIEDGINTVQLSVAEYPGTIPYILEQFDRVLAEEIRLTDLINGFVDPDDDGTAAPTATHIGSELAKTDLEDEDKEEAEDDEEEEEEDTGIDPELALEKFTALRTSYQNRQLAINEYGHESPKATLATTMMQDVFKEFRLTPKQFDYLVNELRTSMDRVRTQERLIMRQTVEYGKMPKKSFIALFTGNESSEAWLDEVLASDKPYAEKIKRNEHDIRRSIQKLDIIERETSLTVQSIKDISRRMSIGEAKARRAKKEMVEANLRLVISIAKKYTNRGLQFLDLIQEGNIGLMKAVDKFEYRRGYKFSTYATWWIRQAITRSIADQARTIRIPVHMIETINKLNRISRQMLQEMGREPLPEELAERMQMPEDKIRKVLKIAKEPISMETPIGDDEDSHLGDFIEDTTLELPLDSATATSLRGATKDVLAGLTPREAKVLRMRFGIDMNTDHTLEEVGKQFDVTRERIRQIEAKALRKLRHPSRSETLRSFLDE, encoded by the coding sequence ATGGATCAAAATCCGCAGTCACAGCTTAAATTACTTGTTATTAAAGGCAAGGAACAAGGCTATCTGACCTACGCCGAAGTAAACGACCACCTACCTGCAGAAATCGTGGATTCTGAACAGGTAGAAGACATCATTCAAATGATCAACGACATGGGTATCAAGGTAGTAGAAACTGCACCTGACGCTGATGATCTAGCTCTTAATGATGACGATGCCAATATAGATGAAGATGCAGCTGAAGCTGCTGCTGCTGCGCTTTCAAGCGTAGAAAGCGAGATTGGCCGTACTACTGACCCAGTTCGCATGTACATGCGTGAAATGGGCACGGTTGAGCTACTGACTCGTGAAGGCGAGATCGACATTGCGAAACGCATTGAAGATGGTATCAATACCGTTCAACTATCTGTTGCTGAATACCCAGGTACAATTCCATACATCTTGGAACAGTTTGACCGCGTACTCGCTGAAGAGATTCGTTTAACAGACCTAATCAATGGCTTTGTTGACCCAGACGACGATGGCACAGCTGCGCCAACGGCGACTCACATCGGTTCAGAACTTGCTAAAACTGATCTAGAAGACGAAGACAAAGAAGAAGCAGAAGACGACGAGGAAGAAGAAGAGGAAGATACAGGTATTGATCCTGAGCTTGCTCTTGAGAAGTTCACAGCACTTCGCACTAGCTACCAAAACCGTCAACTAGCAATCAATGAATACGGCCACGAAAGCCCGAAAGCGACACTTGCAACGACAATGATGCAAGACGTATTCAAAGAGTTCCGTCTAACGCCAAAACAGTTTGATTACCTAGTAAACGAACTGCGTACTTCGATGGATCGCGTACGTACTCAAGAACGCCTAATCATGCGTCAAACGGTTGAGTACGGCAAAATGCCGAAGAAATCTTTCATTGCTCTATTTACTGGCAATGAATCTAGCGAAGCATGGTTGGACGAAGTTCTTGCTTCAGACAAACCATACGCTGAAAAGATCAAACGTAACGAACACGACATCCGTCGCTCTATCCAAAAGCTGGATATCATCGAACGTGAAACGTCTCTTACTGTTCAAAGCATCAAAGATATCAGCCGTCGTATGTCTATCGGTGAAGCGAAAGCTCGTCGTGCGAAGAAAGAGATGGTTGAAGCGAACTTACGTCTAGTAATCTCGATTGCTAAGAAGTACACAAACCGTGGTCTACAATTCCTGGATCTAATCCAAGAAGGTAACATCGGTCTGATGAAAGCAGTAGATAAGTTTGAATACCGTCGTGGTTACAAGTTCTCTACTTACGCTACGTGGTGGATCCGTCAAGCAATCACTCGTTCGATTGCCGACCAAGCTCGTACTATCCGTATTCCGGTTCACATGATCGAAACGATCAACAAACTAAACCGTATCTCTCGTCAAATGCTACAAGAGATGGGTCGTGAACCGCTTCCGGAAGAGTTGGCTGAGCGCATGCAAATGCCTGAAGACAAGATCCGTAAAGTACTAAAAATCGCTAAAGAGCCTATCTCAATGGAGACACCAATCGGTGACGACGAAGATTCGCACCTAGGTGATTTCATCGAGGATACAACGCTAGAACTGCCTTTAGATTCTGCAACGGCAACCAGCCTACGCGGTGCAACTAAAGACGTTCTTGCAGGCCTAACTCCTCGTGAAGCGAAAGTACTGCGTATGCGTTTTGGTATCGATATGAACACTGACCACACTCTAGAAGAAGTGGGTAAGCAGTTCGACGTTACTCGTGAGCGTATCCGTCAGATCGAAGCAAAAGCACTGCGTAAACTTCGTCACCCAAGCCGCTCAGAAACTCTGCGTAGCTTCCTAGACGAGTAA